A single Seriola aureovittata isolate HTS-2021-v1 ecotype China chromosome 19, ASM2101889v1, whole genome shotgun sequence DNA region contains:
- the e2f6 gene encoding transcription factor E2F6, which yields MVKCVVSGCPNRKVDVNRGVLNRPAKRFFSFPKDPARVKVWLAALRETNKQDPTEQQLICEDHFLPEDISSVGVSTDAIPLMPPCLDGHLGTISLWGAEASEEEDQWADRGGDGDDDEGGGDELLAVKPPAVDPLQQDSGAQKTPGSKTTSKSLHQRKKTVQTRRAKQDWSLGILTQHFLQLLLAAPDGLLDLRQVMTKLNICRQRVYDVTNILCGINVIKKPAPSRVKWIGSCPISSFLWKNQENLRREVENMKLVEDTLDTLIRSCTLQLLALTQDQQNSEMAYVTHQDVSRLAALQEQTVIVVKAPEETKLEILAPKQDSIRVHMKGGVGPIAVLTCEVATGEKSDSFVTLEESRITTAELHTGSSSPQSATN from the exons ATGGTAAAGTGCGTCGTCTCCGGGTGTCCGAACCGGAAGGTGGACGTTAACCGGGGAGTCCTCAACCGACCCGCGAAGAGGTTCTTCAGCTTCCCCAAAGACCCGGCTCGGGTGAAA GTGTGGCTGGCAGCGCTGAGGGAGACGAACAAGCAGGACccgacagagcagcagctgatctgTGAGGACCACTTCCTGCCTGAAGACATCTCGTCCGTTGGGGTCAGCACCGATGCCATTCCCCTCATGCCCCCGTGCCTAGACGGGCACCTCGGCACCATCAGCCTCTGGGGGGCCGAGGCGTCCGAGGAAGAGGATCAGTGGGCCGACCGCGGCGGTGAtggcgatgatgatgaaggtggaGGCGATGAGCTCCTTGCTGTGAAGCCTCCTGCAGTGGATCCACTACAGCAG GACTCAGGTGCCCAGAAAACTCCAGGGTCTAAGACGACAAG TAAGAGTCTGCATCAGAGGAAAAAGACGGTCCAGACCAGGAGGGCCAAACAGG ACTGGTCCCTGGGGATCCTGACGCAgcacttcctgcagctgctgctggcggCGCCGGACGGCCTGCTGGACCTCCGGCAGGTGATGACCAAGCTGAATATCTGCAGGCAGCGAGTCTACGACGTCACCAACATCCTGTGCGGCATCAACGTCATCAAGAAGCCGGCGCCCAGCAGGGTCAAGTGGAT AGGAAGTTGTCCAATCAGCAGCTTCCTGTGGAAGAACCAGGAGAACCTGCGGAGGGAGGTGGAGAACATGAAGCTGGTGGAGGACACGCTGGACACCCTGATCAGGAGCTGCACCCTGCAGCTGTTGGCGCTGACCCAAGACCAGCAGAACTCTGA GATGGCCTACGTGACCCACCAGGACGTCAGCCGCCTCGCAGCCTTGCAGGAGCAGACGGTGATCGTGGTCAAAGCTCCAGAGGAAACTAAGCTGGAGATTCTTGCACCCAAACAG GACAGCATCCGGGTCCATATGAAGGGGGGGGTGGGTCCCATTGCGGTGCTGACCTGTGAAGTTGCGACTGGAGAGAAGAGCGACTCTTTTGTAACTCTGGAGGAAAGCCGGATTACGACCGCGGAGCTGCACActg gGTCCTCGAGTCCACAGAGCGCCACCAACTGA